A window of Exiguobacterium sp. Helios genomic DNA:
GCCAATCATATTTTGGAAACCGTTCAACGGCTAAAAAGTCACTCACTTGATAAACCGACTTAATGCCTGGAATCTCCAGTAATTTTGCTACATGATCCGGTGCACCAAATGCATGTTCAAACGTTTGTCCCTTTTCCGAAAACGTTTCATCAACGATGACCTTCATATTATTTGGACTTGGTGTTGGTTCAATTGCTATAATTTTCATCTTAATCCCTCCCCTTTCATCATTCAGAAATTCAATTAAAAATGCAACGCATACGCTTTTGTATCTTTTTTCAACCGGTTACGTAAAAGAAGCAAGAAAGCGCCCACCGTGTGGTGAACGCTGATCAGACAGATTGCCCTCAAGACTTCTCCTCTGAGAACACTTCTTCTAAAATTTCACAAAATGCATCCGGTGTCTCAAGCATCCCCATATGACTGCTGTCCGTCGAACGTTTTATAATCCGTTCGTTTTGAGGCGCAAATGCACTCGCTTCCGAAATTAAAGGATCCTTCGTTCCGTGGATGATCACTCCTGGAACATCCGTTCGACTTAAGACGGCTGTCAAATCTCTACGGTCACGCATCGCTGTCAGCGCCCGTATTGCCCCTTCGACAGTCATCATATAACCGATTTCCTTCGCTTCAGAGACGATCATCACATCAGTACCTTCAGCGAATAGGCCGGGAACTAACCCGTCAACAAATTCCCGTACACCGATTTCTTGGACTCGGCTGATGTTTTGATTTCTTTTTTGTTTGGCTTCGTCCGTATCTGCTTTAGCCGTTGAATAGACAAGACCAAATCCATTGATTTTTTCCGAATACATCTCGACAATCGAGGAGACGATATAACCGCCAAACGAATGTCCAATCAGAATCGGCCGTTCAATCCCTCTTCGTTCCAAGTCCTCCATCACCCATGAGGCAAATTCTTCAATCGTCTCCGGACCGACTGATTGTCCTTCATGACCAGGCAGAGCCAGCACGAGTACATCAAACGACAGACGCAGTTTCGCTTCAACCCGATTAAAATAATCCGTTCCTCCGGCAAATCCATGTAGTAACACAAGTGATTGTTTCGACATTCGACTAGTCATCCTTTCCATTCCGATGCAAGCATTCGGTAGATCGTTAAATCCATAAATCGTCCATGACTGTACGCATAATCTTCAAGTAATCCTTCTGCTTGAAAACCAAGTTTCTGAACCAGTGCATTGGACGCGATATTTTCAGGTGCAACGAGTGCACTGATTCGGTGCAGCGCGAAGTCTTCAAATCCGTGTGTCAAGACTGCCCGTGCTGCTTCCGAGGCCACTCCCTGTTGCCAATAGTCTTGGCTGACTTCAAATCCGATTTCTGCCCGGTGATACTGGGTCAACCAATTATGAAATCCAATCGTTCCAATCAGTTGATTCGTTTGTTGGTCGGCAATCGCCCATCGAATCGCTTTCCCTTGGGTGAATTGTTCTTTGAAGTAACTGATGACATTTTTTGCTTCATACACCGTGACCAGCGGATCTGATCCGTAATAATACATGACCTCATCATCCGATAAAATCTTAAATAGATCTCGTGCATCTTTGTTTTCCAGTTCTCTCAAGATGAAGCGTTCTGTTTTTAGTTCCGGGAATGGTTTTCTTAACCCCCACATGCCCAATCACCTCTTTTTTATATTATGCCCGTTTTCAGAAGGAAATACCCTTTTCGCTCATTAGAAGTTTTGCTACTATTGAACTTATTCACGTCCTGACCACGAAAGGAAGTCGCTCGTTTATGTCCAACTCCCTGCTCTACTTGTATGAAGATGCCGAAAATCATCGTTTGACGATGTCCGGTGTTACTTTTGCGGACTTTATCACGTCTATTGATTCAAAAAGTGCCCTGCTTGTCTCAGGAGCCGCTTTCAAATCCATCAAATATTCTTCGCGGACCGCCTTTCATTATGTCGAGGCGCATGAAGTCGAACAATTTGTCCAATCGAATGATGTAGAACGTTTTCCACTGAACGCCATTGATATCCGTTCTTCTCATTCCCTGGATATCCTGACAGATGTTGAAATTGCAGAGCTGTTGTTTTTAATGCATATGAAACGCGGAATGCCTAGTCCATTCATGACTTCCGTCGAAAACGAATGGGCCTATTTCAGTGAGCATGATGGGACACAGGCAACGGCTTATTTAAAAGATTGGCCCAGTATCGAACAAGTCTTATCCACATTAGTGCAACAAAAAATCCGTCGCGAACTCCGTATTCCGACCCTTTCACCTCTTACAGCGGAAATCATCATTAATCTGCGTCAATTGTTACAAAAAGGAATTTTGATCGATTTCACGCATACACGGCAATCGATGTTCACACGTCAAACGACCATTCCGGTTTATATCGCCGGTCGATACGAAGACATGCATGTTCTGAAAGAAGATCTTGAGACAAAAAAAGAATCGATCATCCTTCGTGGTGAGTTGATCCATCGTAAAAAAAATTGGAGTTTGGAGTTACGTTGATCCTAATCACTTTTTTTACTTGATAACAGGATAGTTTTCTCATATTTTTCATACGGTACTTTTTGCTCGTTTTTTGTATAATCCTCTATATGACAATACCATTACTGATTAATCGGAATTTTCACATAAATTAAGACTGGTATCTGGTCCAGACTTCGTTATAATGAGATTAACCTTTTGGAAGTTAGAAGTTGGAACCGCTTTTCTGATGATTTAAATAAGTTTGGATCAACCGAAGGAGGAATTTAGCATGGATCAGTTAAAAGTGAACGGTATCGGTTCATTCACCAAGTTTGCAACGAACGGAAACATCCTGAAATTGAAGGATGCCACAACAGGCGAACTGAAAGTATCGTTGAATGAAGCGAGCTCAATGACTATCTCACCTATTGATGAAGAAACAGGATTATTTATTATCCATGGTCAGCAGCAAGAACCACTCGTGGAACTGACCCTCCCTCGTCAATCGTGCGAAGTCGTTCACGCTTGGCTCCTCCATAAATTAAGACGACAAAAAAAAGGTCGTTTCATGGCGTCTAGCTAAACCACTTACTCCTTTACTTTATCATTCCTGCAACATCCTGCTCATGTCACTGTTAGAGATCTTCTAACCATGACATGGGCTTTTTTTGGTAAAGTCAAAAAATAAACCTTGAAAACAAATGAATTTTCTAAAAATTCTTTCATCACTTCTCATCCGGTGATATAGTGAATAACGTAAAAAAAACAGGAGGTAAGATATATTATGAGTAAAAAAGATGTTTTTGCTTTAGGTTTTATGATTTTCGCATTATTCTTTGGTGCGGGTAATTTGATTTTCCCTCCTGAACTCGGTGCCCTGGCCGGAACACAGTTTTTTCCTGCAATACTCGGCTTCATTGTTACCGGTGTCGGATTACCTCTGACTGGATTAATTGCTGTCGCATGGGTCGGCGGGGGAATCAGTACACTTGCCCGTCCGCTTCCTAAATTCGTCGGTGCTCTACTGACTTTTGCTTTATATGTCGCCATCGGACCTTTTTTTGGAATTCCACGGACTTCCGTCGTCACGTATGAACTTGGTGTTGTTCCCTTCTTAAGTGGTCCTAGTCAAACGACGCTGTTGATTTCTTCTTCCGTTTTCTTTTTAATCACGTTGTATCTTGTCCTTAAACCGGGCAAACTGCTCGATATCATTGGTCGTTTTATCACTCCGTTGTTGCTGTTGGCACTTGCGACACTCAGTATCAGCAGTATCTTAACGCCATTATCGGCAGTTCAACCCCCCGCCTCTTCGTACGATGGTTTTACAGATGCATTCATTCAGGGATTTCTTCAAGGATACTTGACGCTTGACGCTCTCGGCGCTCTTGTATTTGGTGTCATCGTCCTGCATACGCTAGATGCCAGAGGTTTAAAAAGTCGAAAAGTCCAATTAAAGACCGTGACACAAGCAGGATTGATTGCTGCACTATCACTGACTCTGGTTTACACCGGACTCGGCTTCATTGGTCGGAATAGTTTTGGAGCAGTCGGGGTAATCAATGGTCCTTCATTATTACAACAATATGCCGAAAGTACATTCGGAACGATTGGTCTGATGATTTTGGGAGTCGCTATTTTGCTTGCCTGTTTAACGACATCTGTTGGTCTTATCACAGCTTTTTCAGAATATATGATGTCGCTCTCAACCCGTCTCACACTTCCGGTCACCGGCATTATCACAACCGTTTTAGGTTTTTCCGTTTCAATTGTCGGACTTGATGCCTTACTTGCGATTGCGGTACCTGTCTTGATGTTCCTGTATCCGATTGTCATCGTCCTGATTGGTTTGACCTTTATCCGTTCTTTGCTGAAGAGACCATCACTTGTGTATCGAACCACTTTATCGGTCACGGCCTTGTTCTCTTTATTAAGTGCTCTCCATACGTTAAAAGTTTTGCCTGATCCGATAGTCGCTGTATATTCATTCTTGCCGTTATCCGATAAAAGTTTAGCTTGGCTGTTGCCTGTTTTGATCACCTTCTTCATCAGTTCATCGATTAGACACGTTTCTCCAAATTCTATTCCTGAAAAACAGATTGGCTAGTGATGCCGCTTTCATCGCTATGGTATGATTAAAAAAATGAAATTCTACTGGAGGCGTCGCTTTAATGGATAAGATTGCTTGGATTACCGATAGTATGGCTTTTTTCCCATCCGGGGAAGCTGAAAAACTCGGAGTCCATGTCGTACCAACAGTCATCATCATCAACGGAGAATCATACCGGGAATATGCTGATCTGTCGATTGAACAACTGGATCAAAAAATGCGCGAAAATTCTTCTGTCATCCCGACGACTTCACAACCGTCGTTTGGTGAGTTAGTTGAACTTTACGAGCGTTTACAAGCAGACGGTTATGATTATGCGTATGCTGTTCACATCACGAGCGGCTTAAGTGGGACGTATGCCAGTTCTGTCGCCGCTGCGGATGCTGTCGGTTTTAAGTTATATGCCATTGACTCTTACACCGGTGCTACGAATCAACAAAACATGTTACGTCTTTCCATCGAAATGGCGCAAGCTGGTAAGCAGCCGGAAGAAGTCATGCAAGTCTTGGAACAGTTCAAGCACCACTCTCATTTCTATCTGATTATCGGCAACATGGAGACGATGCGTCGAAGTGGTCGTGTTTCCAGCAGTCAATTTTTACTGGCCAACATGCTGAACATTAAACCGATCGTGAAGTTCGACGAGGTCGGTAAACTGGTTCCGTTTAAAAAAGTGCGGTCGATTAAAAAAGCTTTTCACGAAATGTCATTCGAGATCGCTACTAAAATCGAACAGTTTGGTTTATACAATCAGACCCTTTACATCGGCCATACACTTGCGCGGTCTTCTGCCGAACAATTACGCGATTTGCTGCAAACAAAATTGCCACAGATTTCAATCGAAATTACACAGTTTGGTCCATCCATTCTCACGCACGCTGGATCGGAAACCGTTGGTGTGTACTGGTTCGATGATTTGACTGTCAACGTATAAGAAGTAACCTTGAACGACTTCCTTTATTTTGGACGCTGCTCCCGCTTATTAGGTGATTCCGATATTACATCAGAGTCATCTTTTTTAGTGCCCGTATAACAGTCCATCTACACAAAAAAACCGAATGGGACCTTTGAATTAAGTGTCCCCATTCGGGTAAGTGTTATCCTTGCTGCAAATCATTCATTTGTTTAAAGACATCATCAAGCATCGTCGCTTCATCTTCTTGGCGCAAAATCGTCTGATGCGGACGAGTGATTCGTTTTTCCCATGCTTCTGCCGGATAAACGGTCCAATCGAACTGCTCCACTTCCTCTAAATAACGGAGTACCGTTTCCAGAGAAGGGTTTTCTTCGTATTGTCGTAACCAGTTTGCATAACGTTTATCTGGTTTCCCATCCTTCAGCAAGGTTCTACCACTCTCAAGAATAGACCATTTCGGCTTCGCATCGATTTGAAACAACTCCAAATGCCGGAATCCCTCAAACGTGCGGCTCGTAAATGGAATCAAACCGTTCTTTTCAACGAGACGTTTCAATCGCAAATGCGTCCGCATCGTCATGAACCGTTTTTCTTCTCCTACTCGCTCTACTAATAAAGTAGGAACTGCAATCGTCTTCATCGCCGTTTCATCAAAAAGCAGACTGTGATCGATATCAATTAATAACATGATGACCGGTCTCCTTTTGTTTACGTCGCGATGAGATGAAGGCATAGGACAGACACAAGATGAACGCAGCAAAACAAAAACCACCAACAACATCTGAGAAGTAATGCACGTTCAAGATAATACGTGACGAACCCATTGCTAAAATCAACAGACTAAGAAAGATTCCCAAAATGATTTTCCCGGCCCGGTTTAAAAACCGCCAACTCAAAATCAAAAATCCACCGTACACTGCAAAAGCCATTGACGAGTGACCGCTCGGAAAACTGTAGCCGACTCCGCCAACCAATTCATTGAGTGAAGGACGATCCCGGACAAAAAAAGCTTTAGCAACTTGATTGAGAACGGCCACCGCCAAAAAGGATAACAGATACCAAATACTTCCCACCCGATCTCGCCACAGGTAATAACTGATGGCGGTTAACAGAAGTGTCACCGTTACGGCTCCTACTCCTGATCCTAACTGCGTGAACCAACTGACATAGTCAGCCGGGACTTGTTTCGACATGCGATTGGACAGTTGCGCGTCAAATAAAAAATAGCCCGTCAACCGGATGGAGATAGCGATTCCGAGAAAGATGACGAACGCAATTCCTGAAACAGCTAAAGCTTTTCGATTTAGTTTCATCAATACGTCCCTTTCCGTTGCTCAAGTTCTTCGGCCGAATAATCTTCTTTATCACGTAATCGGTGTGCAAGACGTCCAGACGCATTGGCAGCGATGGCTGCTACGATATCATCCATGAAGGTATTGACGCGTCCGTCATCGACCTTTGTATCCAGCTCTTTGATAATCCCGATCTTAGCCTTATCCAAGTAACCAAACGTCGTTACGGCAATCGAACCATACGTATTGACAGCTCCAATTGCAATCGTCTCGTCGACGCCAAACAATCCTTCATCACTACGAATGATGGATAAAAGCGGTTCAGATAACAATCCTTTTTCGGCTAAAATATCGAGTTCTGCCCCAACGAGAATAGCATGCTGCAACTCCCGTTTTTCGAGAACACGTTCCACGGAGCTGACACAGGTTTCAAGCGTAAGTTCAATCGTGTATGGTGCTTGCATTTGATACACGATTTCAGCAATTGCATGAATCGTGACACCTCGCTCATGCAGCTTATCGATTGCTGCTTGTTTTACTTCTTTAGAATGTGCTTTTTCTTTCATGACAAAATCCACCTCTCTGACAAAGTTCTTCACAAGTATACACGGATTGCTGCTCTCCCCTCAAACTTCTTTGACATCACACCGATAATCCGTCATGATTATCCTGTAAAGCGTTATCATTTCAGGGGAAAGTAGGGGATTTTCGATGAACATCGGGGTAGTTTTGTTTCCATCGAAACGAATTCAGGATTTTGCGAATTCATACCGAAAACGGTACGATTCCAAGTATGCGTTAATCACACCACACATTACGATGCGAGAACGGATCAGTGTCGATGATACCGAACTTGATTCCATCGTAGCTGCTCTCAATCAGGTAGCAGAGCAAACGAAACCGGTTTCACTTCATATCCAAGGCGCTCGGTCTTTCCATCCGACGAATAATGTCTTATTTTTAAAAGTCATGCCGACGGATGAATTGGAACAATTACATCAAGCCTTGCATTCGGGTGATCTTAGTCACACACCGAAGTATGATTTCTTACCTCACATTACAATCGGTCAAGATTTATCCGATGTCGAATTATTCGACGTTCTCGAACGATTGAAAATGGAAGATATCCGTTTCCAAGAAGATGTCACCAAGATGGCTCTTCTGTATGAACTCGAAAATGGTTCATGGAGTGTGTACGAAACGTTCCGATTTACAGGTCAATAACATCAAACTTCCCGGTCGAACTTGCGACCGGGAAGTTTTAGTTCTGGCAAAACCCCATAAGCATTTGCTTGTTCTTCCAGCTCAGCATGATGCGGCTCGACACGCTTGATCGGATTGATGCGGGCGACCGGTTCTGTTTTCCGCTCCAAATCGACTCTGACTTGTCGATTCACATATTGGACTACCGTAAAATCTACTTGGTACATAGAATATCCCTCCCTAAAGTTCAGCTCGTTATTCTGTTATTCCCAAAATCTCTTTAAGAAAAACAAAAAACCAAGGTTTCCCTTGGTTTTAACTGTACAGTTTAGTTCGGAATGAACGAAAATTCTTATTATATTATAAGATATGGAAACCGCTGTCGACGTGAAGAATCTCACCCGTAACACCACTCGACATCTGGGACAAGAGGAATAATCCACTTTGACCAATTTGTTCTGTCGTGACGTTACGGTGAAGTGGTGCCCGCTCTTCAATACTTTCGAGAATCGAATTGAAATCACCGACACCTTTTGCAGAAACCGTTCGGACCGGACCGGCTGAAATCGCGTTGACGCGAACACCCTGCTTTCCGTACTCTGCTGCTAAGTAACGGACACTTGCATCGAGTGCCGCTTTCGCGACGCCCATCACGTTGTAGTTCGGGACCATCTTTTCGCCACCAAGATACGTCAATGTAATAACAGAGGCATCTTCCGTGAAGAAATCTTTTGCCGCTTTCACAACAGCCGTCAAACTGTATGCCGAGATATCGAGTGCTTGCGCAAACTGTTCGCGTGTCACACCTGAGAATTCACCACGTAATGCTTCTTTATCGGCAAAAGCAATCGAGTGAGCGATTCCTGAAATCTGTCCGTGATCGGCATGAATCGTTTCAAATACTTGTGTGATTTCAGCATCACTCGTGACATCACACGTATAATACGTCGCCGGTCGTGAAAGTTCTTGACCTAATTTTTCGAGTGGCGCCTTGAAGCGTTCTCCGACATACGTAAAGGCAAGACTTGCCCCTGCTGCATCAAGAGCACGTGCGATTCCCCATGCGATTGACCGTTGATTGATGACACCCATTACAACATACGTCTTTCCCTCAAGCGAAGGATAAATATTCATTATGAGTTCCCCCTTAAATTAGTACCTGGTAATAACACCTATATCTAGGTTACAAAAACGTAACGCTTCTGTCAACCATCGCTCTTGATATTGCGATTTTGATAAATTACGGTAATATAGAAAGAGACAGAAAGTAGGGATGGAATGAACCGTTTTAAATCATTTACACAACGTTATGATAACACGTTGCTTTTTTTGCTCGGTTGTTTGATGGTCATCAGTGTCATCGCAATCTATACCGCGCAACCTTTCTTACAAGGGGCAATCAGTGAAATCAATTTCATGGCAAAACAGATTCAGTGGTATATCATCGGATTTATCGCACTGTCTGTCGTCATTCTCATCGATTATGAGCAGCTGAAACGTTTTCACTGGTACTTATATGGAGCAGGGATCATCTCCCTGATTGGTCTCGTTGTTTTACGTAATACGCCGTTGGTCGCAAACATTAAAGGGGCGTACGGTTGGTATCAGTTCCCCGTCATCGGAACCGTTCAACCGGCTGAGTTCATGAAGTTTTTTCTGATTGTTACGTTAGCTGCGGTGATTTCGGAACACAATGCCCGGTATGTCCAACATGAACGGGACTTCCTGCTGTTAGTCAAGATGGCCGCGATTACGTTGCTTCCGCTTGCTTTAATCATCATTCAACCTGACTTAGGAATCGGTTTGATTCTCTGCGTCATCTTAGCGTGTGCGATGTTACTGTCCGGCTTGAACTGGAAATGGTTGCTTACTATGTTCGGCTTGTTGACCGTCGCAATTGTCGGATTCTTTTATCTGTTTTATTTCCAGAATGATTTACTCGCCACCTTCTTCCCGGGGCATGCGATGAACCGGATTATGGCTTGGTTACAACCGTTTGAGTATGCGGATGACCTTTCCTATCAGCTGGTCCAATCGATTAACGCCATCGGCTCAGGTCAGATGTTTGGTGTCGGGTACGGAAAACTGCAAGTATCAGTTCCCGAACTGCATACCGATTTTATCTTCACCGCGATCTCAGCTCACTACGGCTTTATCGGTGCAGCCGTCGTTCTAATTATCTTGTTCCTTTTCATCTACCGGTTGATTCAAATCGCGCTGGAAACAGCAGATCCGTTTGGAACGTATATCGTAACGGGTTATGTCGCCATGTTCACATTCCAAATCTTCCAAAACATCGGTATGACGATGGGTGTCTTACCGATCACCGGTCTCCCGCTTCCCTTCATTAGTTACGGAGGGTCGACGATGATTGTTAACTTGGTTGGACTCGGCTTGATCATGGCAATTGCTTCACAGTCCCGTATCTCGATGTTTGATGAAGATTAACTTCAAAAAAGAGTGGCATCCAGTCGGGTGCCACTCTTTTGGTATTCACGAAAGACTTAAGTCGTCCGGCAACGGTGCGACGAATGTCATCACCTCACCTGTCCCCGGATGCGGAAACGTAGCAGATGCGCTGTGTAGTGCTTGTCTCGCAATCAATGGTGTCCCTTTATACATCGTATCTCCGACTAACGGATGACCAAGTGCAGCAAGGTGAACCCGGATTTGATGCGTCCTTCCCGTCTCCAGTTTAATCGTCAATCGGGACAATTCACGCGAAAACGCAGTAATTCGCTCACTCGTTAAGATATGCGTTACTGCCTGTTGACCATCCTCCCGGACCATTCTTTCCATGAAGGAATGATCGGTTTGACCGATCGGAAGATCAATTGTCTGAGGTTTGATTGATCCTTCAATCAACGCCACGTACCGGCGATCGAGCAAACCATTCTGTTGCATCTTGCTCAACTGATGATGCGCAAGGGCATGTTTTGCAAAAACGACCAAACCACTCGTGTCACGGTCCAACCGATTGACGATATGAATCGCGTATGGAATTTGATGTTGCCGGTAATAACCGAGCACGAAATTCGATAATGACCGCTCTGGATGGAGTCGGGACGGAATGGAAGCCATGCCCGGTGGTTTATTGACAATCAACAGCCATTCATCTTCAAAGAGGATATCGAGTTCCCCGCTTGTCGCATGCATGTCCTGAGCAGGCTGTTCTTCCGGAAACCGGACATGAATCCGGTCGCCTTCATGAACGGGCTCGTTGACGTTGACATGTTGTCCATTCCGTAAAATATTCCCGTGGTGCTTGATCGAAACTAACATTTTTCGGGAAATATGGAGGCGTGTCGTACAAAAATGACCGACACTCCAGCCATCTTCAATAGAAGTTACTTGTTGTTCAATTTGAAATGCCATCACGTTACCTCTTTATAATTAACTTCTTTCTTCTGCTAAAAATGATTCTCGGACGCGTTGCCAAAACGGGAAAGAGCGGAATCGGGCAAATTTGACTTTTTTATCGGACACACGACAACGGATTGACTTAACATTTTGA
This region includes:
- the brnQ gene encoding branched-chain amino acid transport system II carrier protein, which encodes MSKKDVFALGFMIFALFFGAGNLIFPPELGALAGTQFFPAILGFIVTGVGLPLTGLIAVAWVGGGISTLARPLPKFVGALLTFALYVAIGPFFGIPRTSVVTYELGVVPFLSGPSQTTLLISSSVFFLITLYLVLKPGKLLDIIGRFITPLLLLALATLSISSILTPLSAVQPPASSYDGFTDAFIQGFLQGYLTLDALGALVFGVIVLHTLDARGLKSRKVQLKTVTQAGLIAALSLTLVYTGLGFIGRNSFGAVGVINGPSLLQQYAESTFGTIGLMILGVAILLACLTTSVGLITAFSEYMMSLSTRLTLPVTGIITTVLGFSVSIVGLDALLAIAVPVLMFLYPIVIVLIGLTFIRSLLKRPSLVYRTTLSVTALFSLLSALHTLKVLPDPIVAVYSFLPLSDKSLAWLLPVLITFFISSSIRHVSPNSIPEKQIG
- a CDS encoding phosphatase PAP2 family protein: MKLNRKALAVSGIAFVIFLGIAISIRLTGYFLFDAQLSNRMSKQVPADYVSWFTQLGSGVGAVTVTLLLTAISYYLWRDRVGSIWYLLSFLAVAVLNQVAKAFFVRDRPSLNELVGGVGYSFPSGHSSMAFAVYGGFLILSWRFLNRAGKIILGIFLSLLILAMGSSRIILNVHYFSDVVGGFCFAAFILCLSYAFISSRRKQKETGHHVIN
- a CDS encoding YjcG family protein; the protein is MNIGVVLFPSKRIQDFANSYRKRYDSKYALITPHITMRERISVDDTELDSIVAALNQVAEQTKPVSLHIQGARSFHPTNNVLFLKVMPTDELEQLHQALHSGDLSHTPKYDFLPHITIGQDLSDVELFDVLERLKMEDIRFQEDVTKMALLYELENGSWSVYETFRFTGQ
- a CDS encoding GNAT family N-acetyltransferase, which codes for MWGLRKPFPELKTERFILRELENKDARDLFKILSDDEVMYYYGSDPLVTVYEAKNVISYFKEQFTQGKAIRWAIADQQTNQLIGTIGFHNWLTQYHRAEIGFEVSQDYWQQGVASEAARAVLTHGFEDFALHRISALVAPENIASNALVQKLGFQAEGLLEDYAYSHGRFMDLTIYRMLASEWKG
- a CDS encoding DegV family protein, translating into MDKIAWITDSMAFFPSGEAEKLGVHVVPTVIIINGESYREYADLSIEQLDQKMRENSSVIPTTSQPSFGELVELYERLQADGYDYAYAVHITSGLSGTYASSVAAADAVGFKLYAIDSYTGATNQQNMLRLSIEMAQAGKQPEEVMQVLEQFKHHSHFYLIIGNMETMRRSGRVSSSQFLLANMLNIKPIVKFDEVGKLVPFKKVRSIKKAFHEMSFEIATKIEQFGLYNQTLYIGHTLARSSAEQLRDLLQTKLPQISIEITQFGPSILTHAGSETVGVYWFDDLTVNV
- a CDS encoding FtsW/RodA/SpoVE family cell cycle protein yields the protein MNRFKSFTQRYDNTLLFLLGCLMVISVIAIYTAQPFLQGAISEINFMAKQIQWYIIGFIALSVVILIDYEQLKRFHWYLYGAGIISLIGLVVLRNTPLVANIKGAYGWYQFPVIGTVQPAEFMKFFLIVTLAAVISEHNARYVQHERDFLLLVKMAAITLLPLALIIIQPDLGIGLILCVILACAMLLSGLNWKWLLTMFGLLTVAIVGFFYLFYFQNDLLATFFPGHAMNRIMAWLQPFEYADDLSYQLVQSINAIGSGQMFGVGYGKLQVSVPELHTDFIFTAISAHYGFIGAAVVLIILFLFIYRLIQIALETADPFGTYIVTGYVAMFTFQIFQNIGMTMGVLPITGLPLPFISYGGSTMIVNLVGLGLIMAIASQSRISMFDED
- a CDS encoding alpha/beta fold hydrolase, with the translated sequence MSKQSLVLLHGFAGGTDYFNRVEAKLRLSFDVLVLALPGHEGQSVGPETIEEFASWVMEDLERRGIERPILIGHSFGGYIVSSIVEMYSEKINGFGLVYSTAKADTDEAKQKRNQNISRVQEIGVREFVDGLVPGLFAEGTDVMIVSEAKEIGYMMTVEGAIRALTAMRDRRDLTAVLSRTDVPGVIIHGTKDPLISEASAFAPQNERIIKRSTDSSHMGMLETPDAFCEILEEVFSEEKS
- the fabI gene encoding enoyl-ACP reductase FabI; the encoded protein is MNIYPSLEGKTYVVMGVINQRSIAWGIARALDAAGASLAFTYVGERFKAPLEKLGQELSRPATYYTCDVTSDAEITQVFETIHADHGQISGIAHSIAFADKEALRGEFSGVTREQFAQALDISAYSLTAVVKAAKDFFTEDASVITLTYLGGEKMVPNYNVMGVAKAALDASVRYLAAEYGKQGVRVNAISAGPVRTVSAKGVGDFNSILESIEERAPLHRNVTTEQIGQSGLFLLSQMSSGVTGEILHVDSGFHIL
- a CDS encoding phosphatidylglycerophosphatase A is translated as MKEKAHSKEVKQAAIDKLHERGVTIHAIAEIVYQMQAPYTIELTLETCVSSVERVLEKRELQHAILVGAELDILAEKGLLSEPLLSIIRSDEGLFGVDETIAIGAVNTYGSIAVTTFGYLDKAKIGIIKELDTKVDDGRVNTFMDDIVAAIAANASGRLAHRLRDKEDYSAEELEQRKGTY
- a CDS encoding RluA family pseudouridine synthase, with amino-acid sequence MAFQIEQQVTSIEDGWSVGHFCTTRLHISRKMLVSIKHHGNILRNGQHVNVNEPVHEGDRIHVRFPEEQPAQDMHATSGELDILFEDEWLLIVNKPPGMASIPSRLHPERSLSNFVLGYYRQHQIPYAIHIVNRLDRDTSGLVVFAKHALAHHQLSKMQQNGLLDRRYVALIEGSIKPQTIDLPIGQTDHSFMERMVREDGQQAVTHILTSERITAFSRELSRLTIKLETGRTHQIRVHLAALGHPLVGDTMYKGTPLIARQALHSASATFPHPGTGEVMTFVAPLPDDLSLS